In the genome of Magnolia sinica isolate HGM2019 chromosome 2, MsV1, whole genome shotgun sequence, one region contains:
- the LOC131237743 gene encoding transcription factor bHLH162-like: MKSCNVSSKLERKTVERNRRMHMKSLCFKLASLIPPHYSKEALSQQDQLDQAAVYIKQLREKIDELKEKRDLATSIEGINKDISGAMMVLGLRLPVVEVRDLGSSLEVVLISGLNKNFMLCDVISVIEEEGAEVVNASFSFVADKVFHIIHSQVTSSRVGFESSRVYERLRELVR; this comes from the exons ATGAAGAGCTGCAATGTTTCTTCCAAACTAGAAAGAAAGACTGTGGAGAGAAACAGGAGAATGCACATGAAGAGCTTATGTTTCAAGCTGGCCTCTCTCATCCCACCTCACTACTCTAAG GAGGCACTATCACAACAAGATCAGCTGGACCAAGCGGCCGTTTACATTAAGCAATTGCGAGAGAAGATCGACGAACTGAAGGAGAAGAGGGATTTAGCGACGAGCATTGAAGGGATTAACAAAGATATTAGTGGGGCGATGATGGTTTTAGGCCTAAGATTACCTGTGGTTGAAGTGAGGGACTTGGGTTCTTCTCTTGAAGTGGTCTTGATTAGTGGATTGAATAAGAATTTCATGCTTTGTGATGTGATTAGTGTTATTGAGGAAGAAGGAGCTGAAGTTGTCAATGCTAGCTTCTCTTTTGTGGCTGATAAGGTCTTCCACATCATCCATTCTCAG GTTACTAGCTCTAGAGTGGGGTTTGAGAGCTCAAGGGTGTATGAGAGACTGAGGGAGTTGGTGCGCTGA